Sequence from the Ancalomicrobiaceae bacterium S20 genome:
TCGGGCGCACGCCGGCATAGGCCGGCTCCAGCGCGCCGTCGGGCAGGTCGGGCCAATAGCGGCGGATGGCGCCGTAGAAGCCGATGCCGCGGGCCGGGTCGACCGTGTAGTCGATCCGGTCGATCCACTCGACGTCGGGTCCGAACCGGGCACGGCCCGCGAGGTCGAGCGTCAGATGCGTGCCGAGGCCGCCGGGCACCGGCACCGGATAGATCAGGCGCGAGAACGGCGTCCGGCCGGTGAGTGTGAAATAGACGCCGCGGGCGTAATAGGCGGTCGGCACGGTGGCGGGATCGAGGCCTTCGATCGTACGGGCGACGTCGGTCGCGTGCAGGCCGGCGGCGTTGATCAGGGTGCGGGTCGTGAGTTCCATCGGCTCGGCGCCGCCGACGGCCAGCACGAAGCCTTCGGCGGTCGCGCGGGCGGCGGCGAGCGGGGCGTTGAACGCCGCCATCGCGCCGGCGGCCTCGGCGTCGCCGAGCAGCGCCAGCATGTAGCCGTGGCTGTCGATGATGCCGGTCGAGGGCGACAGCAGCGCGGCAGTCGCCTTCAGGGCCGGCTCCATCGCCATGGCTTCGGCGCCGGAGAGCTTAACCATATCGGCGACGCCGTTGCGGGCCGCGCGCGCCGCGATGCCGTCGAGCTTGGCGGCCTCGGCCTCGTCGGTGGCGACGATCAGCTTGCCGGAGCGTTGGTGCGCGACGCCGTGGCTCTCGCAGAAGGCATAGAGCGCGTGCTTGCCGGCGACGCAGAGCCGCGCCATCAGGCTGTCGGCCGGATAGTAGATGCCGGCGTGGATCACTTCGCTGTTGCGCGACGACGTCGCGGTGCCGAAGGCATCCTCCCGTTCGAGCAGGATCACCTCGCGGCCCGACTGCGCGAGCTTGCGGGCGATTGCCAGGCCGACCACGCCGGCTCCGACGACAACGGCATCGACGATGTCGCTCATGCGAGAGTCATTGTCCTTGTCTGCCGAGCCGCCCTCGAAAATGCCGGGGCAGGCGTCGGTCCGGGGAGGAGAAGCGGCGGAACGGTGGGCGTCCCGCCCGAGACGTCGGCGGCAACATAAGGTATTTGAATCCGAACACCAGCCGGCGCGAGATTCGCAAGGTGCAGCATCGGCCTGCCCGGCTGTCGAGGTCTTTGCACGATGTCCACCCCGAAACGCCTGCTGACCCCCGAGAAGCGCGAGGAGGACGTCGATGCGTCGCTCCGGCCGCAGACGCTCGGCGATTTCGTCGGTCAGGCAGCGGCGCGCGAGAACCTCAAGGTGTTCATCGAGGCCGCCAAGACCCGTCGCGAGGCGCTCGACCATGTGCTGTTCGTCGGTCCGCCCGGCCTCGGCAAGACCACGCTGGCGCAGATCGTCAGCCGCGAGCTCGGCGTCAATTTCCGCGCCACCTCCGGGCCGGTGATCGCCAAGGCCGGCGATCTCGCCGCGCTGCTGACCAATCTCGAAGAGCGCGACGTCCTGTTCATCGACGAGATCCACCGGCTCAATCCGGCGGTCGAGGAAATCCTCTATCCGGCGATGGAGGACTATCAGCTCGACCTGATCATCGGCGAGGGGCCGGCGGCGCGCTCGGTCAAGATCGACCTCGCCAAGTTCACGCTGGTCGCGGCGACGACGCGGCTCGGGCTGCTGACCACGCCGCTCCGCGACCGCTTCGGCATCCCGGTGCGGCTGAATTTCTACACGGTCGACGAACTGGAGTTCATCGTGCGGCGCGGCGCACGGATCATGGGCATCGGCATGACCGAGGAGGGCGCCAACGAGATCGCCCGGCGCGCCCGGGGTACGCCGCGCATCGCCGGCCGACTGCTGCGCCGGGTGCGCGATTTCGCGCTGGTCGCCGGCAAGCCGGAGATCGATCGGCAGATCGCCGACGCGGCGCTCCGTCGGCTCGAGGTCGACCATGCCGGTCTCGACCAGCTCGACCGGCGCTATCTCGACGTGATCGCGCTCTCCTTCGGCGGCGGGCCGGTCGGCATCGAGACGATCGCGGCGGCCTTGTCCGAGCCGCGCGACGCGATCGAGGAGATCGTCGAGCCGTATCTGATCCAACAGGGTTTCGTGCAGCGCACGCCGCGCGGCCGGCTGCTGACGCCGGCGGCGTTCAAGCACATGGGGCTCGCGGTGCCGGCGGGCCGCGAGGTGCAGATCGGGCTCGGGCTCTTCGCCGACGAGGAATGAGAGCCTTGCATCCGTGCGGCAGCCGGCGCGGTTGACCCGGCCGTCCGGGCGCGCGACACCGGTGCCCATGACCGAGCGCGCCACCTTTCCGCACAGCCACCCCGTCCGCGTCTATTGGGAGGACACGGATGCCGGCGGCATCGTCTATCACGCCTCCTACGTCCGTTTTCTCGAACGCGGCCGGACCGAGCTGCTGCGGTCGAACGGCATCGACCAGTCGGCGCTGGCGAAGAGCGACGATCCGGTGCTGTTCGCGGTCCGGTTCATGGAGCTCGACTTCCGGCGTCCGGCGAAGCTCGACGATGCGTTGACGATCGAGACATCGGTCTCCGAGATCGGCGGCGCGCGCCTGATCATGCCGCAGCGCGTGCTGCGCGGCGAGGAGGTGCTGCTCGAGGCGAAGGTCGTCTGCGCGGCGATCACGCCGGAGGGCAAGCCGCGCCGCGTGCCGGACATGATCCGGTCCCTGTTCGGGTTCCCGATCGGGTGATCTCGCGGCAGATCCTCATGCCGCAGTGCAACAGCTTCATTGTTCCTTAACCTTGACGAGGTCTTGCTCAGGCATGGACCCGACGTCGGGTCGTGCTTTGGCCATATTCGGCGGGCAGGAACGGTTTCATACGGGACAGGGGCAGGCCGCGCGCCTTTCGCATCCGCGAAACACGATCGCGTCGCCCCGACCGAGACCTCCCTCCGCGTTCCGCCCCGGCACGACCGATTGCCATGCCGCGTCGCCGAACGCCGTTCCGGACACCGCCCGCCGCCGTCCGGTGCGACCGCTCCGGACCGGCCCGGGAGAGATCGGGCGAAGGAGATTTGGACGAGATGAATCCCGCCGAGGTCACTCAAATCGCCCTGCCGGGCCCGGGCGCGTCGCTGTCGCTCCTGCACCTGTTCTGGAACGCGCATATCGTCGTCAAGATCGTCATCATCGGGCTGGGCTCCGCCTCGGTCTGGTGCTGGGCGATCCTGGTCGACAAGCTGATCCTCTACACGCGCACGCGCCGGCAGATGGATGCATTCGAGCAGGTGTTCTGGTCGGGGCAGAGCCTCGAGGAGCTCTATCGGACGCTGTCGAGCCGCAACAATCACGGTATGGCCGCGCTGTTCGTCGCCGCGATGCGTGAGTGGAAGCGCAGCCACGAGAACGGCCGCCCGGCGATCGCCTCGTT
This genomic interval carries:
- a CDS encoding NAD(P)/FAD-dependent oxidoreductase, with translation MSDIVDAVVVGAGVVGLAIARKLAQSGREVILLEREDAFGTATSSRNSEVIHAGIYYPADSLMARLCVAGKHALYAFCESHGVAHQRSGKLIVATDEAEAAKLDGIAARAARNGVADMVKLSGAEAMAMEPALKATAALLSPSTGIIDSHGYMLALLGDAEAAGAMAAFNAPLAAARATAEGFVLAVGGAEPMELTTRTLINAAGLHATDVARTIEGLDPATVPTAYYARGVYFTLTGRTPFSRLIYPVPVPGGLGTHLTLDLAGRARFGPDVEWIDRIDYTVDPARGIGFYGAIRRYWPDLPDGALEPAYAGVRPKIVPPAVASQDFRIDGPSVHGVPGLVNLFGIESPGLTSSLAIADLVAERVGG
- the ruvB gene encoding Holliday junction branch migration DNA helicase RuvB, which codes for MSTPKRLLTPEKREEDVDASLRPQTLGDFVGQAAARENLKVFIEAAKTRREALDHVLFVGPPGLGKTTLAQIVSRELGVNFRATSGPVIAKAGDLAALLTNLEERDVLFIDEIHRLNPAVEEILYPAMEDYQLDLIIGEGPAARSVKIDLAKFTLVAATTRLGLLTTPLRDRFGIPVRLNFYTVDELEFIVRRGARIMGIGMTEEGANEIARRARGTPRIAGRLLRRVRDFALVAGKPEIDRQIADAALRRLEVDHAGLDQLDRRYLDVIALSFGGGPVGIETIAAALSEPRDAIEEIVEPYLIQQGFVQRTPRGRLLTPAAFKHMGLAVPAGREVQIGLGLFADEE
- the ybgC gene encoding tol-pal system-associated acyl-CoA thioesterase, whose product is MTERATFPHSHPVRVYWEDTDAGGIVYHASYVRFLERGRTELLRSNGIDQSALAKSDDPVLFAVRFMELDFRRPAKLDDALTIETSVSEIGGARLIMPQRVLRGEEVLLEAKVVCAAITPEGKPRRVPDMIRSLFGFPIG